The following coding sequences lie in one Oryctolagus cuniculus chromosome 7, mOryCun1.1, whole genome shotgun sequence genomic window:
- the BTBD19 gene encoding BTB/POZ domain-containing protein 19 isoform X1 has protein sequence METPGLVHGEAAPFATALRSLINNPQYSDVCFVVGQEQQEVFAHRCLLACRCNFFQRLLGAGASSGVPSPVVLGTVPAEAFLAVLEFLYTNSVQLQRHSVLEVLTAAVEYGLEELRELCLEFVMKVLDVELVCEALQVAVTFGLGPLQERCIAFIEAHSQEVLRTRGFLELSASALLPLLRSDKLCVDEAELVRAARSWARVGAAVLERPVAEVAAPVVRELRLALLAPAELSALEEQNRREPLIPVRMPGPWHSSTQQRGDKVEQIVEAWKCHALRRGDPARGAPCRRRRGTLPRAHHRFLELPFK, from the exons ATGGAGACCCCAGGACTCGTGCACGGGGAGGCTGCGCCCTTCGCCACAGCGCTCCGAAGCCTCATCAACAACCCCCAATACAG TGATGTCTGCTTTGTGGTCGGTCAAGAGCAGCAGGAGGTATTTGCCCACCGCTGCTTGCTGGCCTGCAGATGCAACTTCTTCCAGCGACTTCTGGGAGCAGGAGCGAGTTCTGGGGTGCCTAGTCCCGTGGTGCTGGGCACGGTGCCCGCTGAGGCCTTCCTGGCCGTGCTGGAGTTCCTGTATACCAACAGTGTCCAGCTGCAGCGTCACTCC GTGCTGGAGGTGCTGACCGCGGCTGTGGAGTACGGGCTAGAGGAACTGCGAGAG CTGTGCCTGGAGTTTGTGATGAAGGTGCTGGATGTGGAGTTGGTTTGTGAGGCCTTGCAG GTGGCTGTAACCTTTGGCCTGGGACCACTGCAGGAGCGTTGCATAGCCTTCATAGAGGCCCACAGCCAG GAAGTGCTCCGGACTCGCGGCTTCCTGGAGCTGTCGGCTTCAGCGTTGCTGCCCTTGCTGCGCAGCGACAAGCTCTGCGTGGACGAGGCTGAGCTGGTTCGGGCTGCCCGGAGCTGGGCGCGCGTGGGCGCA GCGGTGCTGGAGCGGCCGGTGGCTGAGGTGGCGGCTCCGGTGGTGCGAGAGCTGAGACTGGCCTTGCTGGCCCCGGCGGAGCTGAGCGCCTTAGAGGAGCAGAACCGGCGGGAGCCTCTCATTCCGGTGCGGATGCCGGGACCCTGGCATAGCTCTACTCAGCAGCGTGGGGACAAG GTGGAGCAGATCGTAGAGGCGTGGAAGTGCCACGCTCTGCGGAGAGGAGATCCAGCCCGGGGCGCTCCGTGCCGCCGCCGGAGAGGCACCCTTCCTCGGGCGCATCACCGCTTTCTGGAGCTGCCCTTCAAGTGA
- the DYNLT4 gene encoding dynein light chain Tctex-type 4, with amino-acid sequence MATPATLSVGPPVHRPMAARPLPTGCQEEDTAKDPGPKPVAVRPRGRLPSIDEDRPTGVGPASRRGSVLGLAASFSRRSSLAGPGTGPGGRRPSLGPLPPLGSRVGFSGLPLAPARRVAPSHRREPVPGERWEVARAQRALEAALAARLQNTCYSGTEAGRLTKELCDQVRLRLRELCPPRYKLVCSVVLGPRAGQGVHVVSRALWDAARDGLASATFTNASLFAVATVHGLYYE; translated from the coding sequence ATGGCCACGCCGGCCACCCTAAGTGTGGGTCCTCCAGTCCACAGACCCATGGCTGCCAGGCCTCTGCCCACCGGGTGCCAGGAGGAGGACACTGCCAAAGACCCCGGGCCAAAACCAGTGGCAGTGAGGCCCCGGGGCCGCCTGCCCAGCATCGATGAGGACCGACCCACAGGTGTCGGCCCAGCTTCCCGCCGTGGCTCCGTGCTGGGCCTAGCCGCCTCCTTCTCACGCCGCAGCtcgctggctgggccaggcacaggtCCTGGAGGCCGACGACCATCCCTGGGCCCACTGCCCCCTCTCGGCTCACGGGTTGGCTTCTCCGGGTTGCCTCTGGCACCTGCCCGGCGCGTGGCACCCTCGCATCGCAGGGAGCCGGTGCCCGGGGAGCGCTGGGAGGTTGCACGTGCACAACGGGCCCTGGAGGCGGCGCTGGCGGCCAGGCTGCAAAACACCTGCTACTCCGGCACCGAGGCCGGGCGGCTGACGAAGGAGCTCTGCGACCAggtgcgcctgcgcctgcgcgaACTCTGCCCGCCGCGCTACAAGCTGGTGTGCAGCGTGGTGCTGGGGCCACGTGCCGGCCAAGGTGTGCACGTGGTCAGCCGCGCACTCTGGGACGCGGCCCGCGACGGCCTGGCCTCCGCCACGTTCACCAATGCGTCACTCTTCGCCGTGGCCACCGTCCACGGGCTCTACTATGAGTGA
- the PLK3 gene encoding serine/threonine-protein kinase PLK3 → MEPAAGFLSPRPFPRAAAPPAPPAGPGPPQSASPRPEPEMLAGRPAPDPGRLITDPGSGRTYFKGRLLGKGGFARCYEATDTETGSAYAVKVIPQSRVAKPHQREKILNEIELHRDLQHRHIVRFSHHFEDADNIYIFLELCSRKSLAHIWKARHTLLEPEVRYYLRQILSGLKYLHQRGILHRDLKLGNFFITENMELKVGDFGLAARLEPPEQRKKTICGTPNYVAPEVLLRQGHGPEADVWSLGCVMYTLLCGSPPFETADLKETYRCIKQVHYTLPASLSLPARQLLAAILRASPRDRPSIDQILRHDFFTKGYTPDRLPVSSCVTVPDLTPPNPARSLFAKVTKSLFGRKKNKNKNHPEERDEVSCLVSGLVRTSIGHQDARPEAPAASGPPPVSLVETAGEDSSPRGTPASSGDGFEEGLTVATVVESALCALRNCVAFMPPAEQNPAPLAQPEPLVWVSKWVDYSNKFGFGYQLSSRRVAVLFNDGTHMALSANRKTVHYNPTSTKHFSFSVGAVPRALQPQLGVLRYFTSYMEQHLMKGGDLPSVEEVEVPAPPLLLQWVKTDQALLMLFSDGTVQVNFYGDHTKLILSGWEPLLVTFVARNRSACTYLASHLRQLGCSPDLRQRLRYALRLLRDRSPA, encoded by the exons ATGGAGCCTGCCGCCGGCTTCCTGTCCCCGCGCCCTTTCCCGCGTGCGGccgccccgcccgcgccccccgccgGACCCGGGCCGCCTCAGAGTGCCTCGCCCAGACCCGAGCCCGAGATGCTGGCCGGGCGGCCGGCGCCGGACCCCGGGCGCCTCATCACCGACCCGGGCAGCGGCCGCACCTACTTCAAAGGCCGCTTGTTGGGCAAG GGGGGCTTCGCCCGCTGCTACGAGGCCACCGACACAGAGACCGGCAGCGCCTACGCGGTCAAAGTCATCCCGCAGAGTCGTGTCGCCAAGCCGCATCAGCGCGAGAAG ATCCTGAACGAGATTGAACTGCACCGAGACCTGCAGCACCGCCATATCGTGCGCTTCTCGCACCACTTTGAGGATGCTGACAACATATACATTTTTCTGGAGCTTTGCAGTCGAAAG TCCCTGGCCCACATCTGGAAGGCCCGACACACCCTGTTGGAGCCAGAGGTTCGCTACTACCTGCGGCAGATTCTTTCCGGCCTCAAGTACTTGCACCAGCGAGGCATCTTGCACCGGGACCTCAAGCTGG GAAATTTCTTCATCACCGAGAACATGGAACTCAAGGTGGGGGATTTTGGGCTGGCAGCTCGGTTGGAACCGCCAGAGCAGAGGAAGAA GACCATCTGTGGCACCCCCAACTATGTGGCTCCAGAAGTACTGCTGAGACAGGGTCATGGCCCTGAGGCAGATGTGTGGTCACTGGGCTGTGTCAT GTACACTCTGCTGTGTGGGAGCCCCCCCTTTGAGACGGCTGACCTGAAGGAGACGTACCGCTGCATCAAGCAGGTTCACTACACGCTGCCCGCCAGCCTCTCACTGCCTGCCCGGCAGCTCCTGGCCGCCATCCTGCGGGCCTCACCCCGAGACCGCCCCTCTATCGACCAGATCCTGCGCCATGACTTCTTTACCAAG GGCTACACCCCCGACCGGCTCCCCGTCAGCAGTTGCGTGACAGTCCCAGACCTGACACCCCCCAATCCGGCTAGGAGTCTGTTTGCCAAAGTCACCAAGAGCCTCTTTGGCAGGAAGAAGAATAAGA ACAAGAACCATCCTGAGGAGCGGGATGAAGTCTCCTGTTTGGTGAGCGGCCTTGTGCGCACATCCATTGGCCACCAGGATGCCAGGCCCGAG GCTCCAGCAGCTTCTGGCCCACCTCCCGTCAGCCTGGTAGAGACAGCGGGTGAAGACAGCTCCCCCCGTGGGACGCCGGCGAGCAGCGGAGATG GGTTTGAAGAAGGTCTGACCGTGGCCACGGTGGTGGAGTCAGCCCTCTGTGCCCTGAGAAACTGTGTGGCTTTCATGCCCCCAG CGGAACAGAACCCGGCCCCTCTGGCCCAGCCGGAGCCTCTTGTGTGGGTCAGCAAGTGGGTTGACTACTCCAACAAGTTTGGCTTTGGGTATCAGCTGTCCAGCCGCCGTGTAGCCGTGCTCTTCAACGATGGCACTCACATGGCCTTGTCAGCCAACAGAAA GACTGTGCACTACAACCCCACGAGCACAAAGCACTTCTCCTTCTCCGTGGGTGCCGTGCcccgggccctgcagccgcagctgGGCGTCCTGCGGTACTTCACCTCGTACATGGAGCAGCACCTCATGAAG GGTGGAGATCTGCCCAGCGTGGAAGAGGTGGAGGTGCCTGCCCCGCCCTTGCTGTTGCAGTGGGTCAAGACGGATCAGGCCCTGCTCATGCTGTTTAGTGATGGCACTGTCCAG GTGAACTTCTACGGGGACCACACCAAGCTGATCCTCAGTGGCTGGGAGCCTCTGCTTGTAACCTTTGTGGCCCGGAATCGCAGTGCTTGTACTTACCTCGCTTCCCACCTGCGGCAGCTGGGCTGCTCGCCCGACCTGCGGCAGCGACTCCGCTACGCTCTGCGGCTGCTCAGGGACCGCAGCCCAGCCTAG
- the BTBD19 gene encoding BTB/POZ domain-containing protein 19 isoform X3 — protein sequence METPGLVHGEAAPFATALRSLINNPQYSDVCFVVGQEQQEVFAHRCLLACRCNFFQRLLGAGASSGVPSPVVLGTVPAEAFLAVLEFLYTNSVQLQRHSVSPLSRGPGGRGRSLPVVLWAEGQGELPSAPPTMHSAGAGGADRGCGVRARGTARGRFLFQAPVLFPLPVTGSVHIHSGLERNVCPPREKSGYLSQLCLEFVMKVLDVELVCEALQVAVTFGLGPLQERCIAFIEAHSQEVLRTRGFLELSASALLPLLRSDKLCVDEAELVRAARSWARVGAAVLERPVAEVAAPVVRELRLALLAPAELSALEEQNRREPLIPVEQIVEAWKCHALRRGDPARGAPCRRRRGTLPRAHHRFLELPFK from the exons ATGGAGACCCCAGGACTCGTGCACGGGGAGGCTGCGCCCTTCGCCACAGCGCTCCGAAGCCTCATCAACAACCCCCAATACAG TGATGTCTGCTTTGTGGTCGGTCAAGAGCAGCAGGAGGTATTTGCCCACCGCTGCTTGCTGGCCTGCAGATGCAACTTCTTCCAGCGACTTCTGGGAGCAGGAGCGAGTTCTGGGGTGCCTAGTCCCGTGGTGCTGGGCACGGTGCCCGCTGAGGCCTTCCTGGCCGTGCTGGAGTTCCTGTATACCAACAGTGTCCAGCTGCAGCGTCACTCCGTGAGCCCACTGAGCAGGGGCCCgggtgggagaggcaggagtTTGCCTGTCGTGTTGTGGGCTGAGGGCCAAGGGGAACTCCCTTCTGCTCCCCCAACCATGCACTCTGCAGGTGCTGGAGGTGCTGACCGCGGCTGTGGAGTACGGGCTAGAGGAACTGCGAGAGGTAGGTTTTTGTTCCAGGCCCCGGTCTTGTTTCCCTTGCCCGTCACAGGCTCAGTTCACATACACTCTGGTCTGGAGAGGAATGTGTGCCCACCCAGAGAGAAGAGTGGCTATCT CTCCCAGCTGTGCCTGGAGTTTGTGATGAAGGTGCTGGATGTGGAGTTGGTTTGTGAGGCCTTGCAG GTGGCTGTAACCTTTGGCCTGGGACCACTGCAGGAGCGTTGCATAGCCTTCATAGAGGCCCACAGCCAG GAAGTGCTCCGGACTCGCGGCTTCCTGGAGCTGTCGGCTTCAGCGTTGCTGCCCTTGCTGCGCAGCGACAAGCTCTGCGTGGACGAGGCTGAGCTGGTTCGGGCTGCCCGGAGCTGGGCGCGCGTGGGCGCA GCGGTGCTGGAGCGGCCGGTGGCTGAGGTGGCGGCTCCGGTGGTGCGAGAGCTGAGACTGGCCTTGCTGGCCCCGGCGGAGCTGAGCGCCTTAGAGGAGCAGAACCGGCGGGAGCCTCTCATTCCG GTGGAGCAGATCGTAGAGGCGTGGAAGTGCCACGCTCTGCGGAGAGGAGATCCAGCCCGGGGCGCTCCGTGCCGCCGCCGGAGAGGCACCCTTCCTCGGGCGCATCACCGCTTTCTGGAGCTGCCCTTCAAGTGA
- the BTBD19 gene encoding BTB/POZ domain-containing protein 19 isoform X2: METPGLVHGEAAPFATALRSLINNPQYSDVCFVVGQEQQEVFAHRCLLACRCNFFQRLLGAGASSGVPSPVVLGTVPAEAFLAVLEFLYTNSVQLQRHSVLEVLTAAVEYGLEELRELCLEFVMKVLDVELVCEALQVAVTFGLGPLQERCIAFIEAHSQEVLRTRGFLELSASALLPLLRSDKLCVDEAELVRAARSWARVGAAVLERPVAEVAAPVVRELRLALLAPAELSALEEQNRREPLIPVEQIVEAWKCHALRRGDPARGAPCRRRRGTLPRAHHRFLELPFK; this comes from the exons ATGGAGACCCCAGGACTCGTGCACGGGGAGGCTGCGCCCTTCGCCACAGCGCTCCGAAGCCTCATCAACAACCCCCAATACAG TGATGTCTGCTTTGTGGTCGGTCAAGAGCAGCAGGAGGTATTTGCCCACCGCTGCTTGCTGGCCTGCAGATGCAACTTCTTCCAGCGACTTCTGGGAGCAGGAGCGAGTTCTGGGGTGCCTAGTCCCGTGGTGCTGGGCACGGTGCCCGCTGAGGCCTTCCTGGCCGTGCTGGAGTTCCTGTATACCAACAGTGTCCAGCTGCAGCGTCACTCC GTGCTGGAGGTGCTGACCGCGGCTGTGGAGTACGGGCTAGAGGAACTGCGAGAG CTGTGCCTGGAGTTTGTGATGAAGGTGCTGGATGTGGAGTTGGTTTGTGAGGCCTTGCAG GTGGCTGTAACCTTTGGCCTGGGACCACTGCAGGAGCGTTGCATAGCCTTCATAGAGGCCCACAGCCAG GAAGTGCTCCGGACTCGCGGCTTCCTGGAGCTGTCGGCTTCAGCGTTGCTGCCCTTGCTGCGCAGCGACAAGCTCTGCGTGGACGAGGCTGAGCTGGTTCGGGCTGCCCGGAGCTGGGCGCGCGTGGGCGCA GCGGTGCTGGAGCGGCCGGTGGCTGAGGTGGCGGCTCCGGTGGTGCGAGAGCTGAGACTGGCCTTGCTGGCCCCGGCGGAGCTGAGCGCCTTAGAGGAGCAGAACCGGCGGGAGCCTCTCATTCCG GTGGAGCAGATCGTAGAGGCGTGGAAGTGCCACGCTCTGCGGAGAGGAGATCCAGCCCGGGGCGCTCCGTGCCGCCGCCGGAGAGGCACCCTTCCTCGGGCGCATCACCGCTTTCTGGAGCTGCCCTTCAAGTGA